Proteins from a genomic interval of Equus quagga isolate Etosha38 chromosome 11, UCLA_HA_Equagga_1.0, whole genome shotgun sequence:
- the GPR6 gene encoding G-protein coupled receptor 6, translating to MNASASSLNESQVVAVAAEGAATAVTAAGARDAGEWGPPAAALALGGGGAANGSLELSSQLPAGPPGLLLSAVNPWDVLLCVSGTVIAGENALVVALIASTPALRTPMFVLVGSLATADLLAGCGLILHFVFQYVVPSETVSLLIVGFLVASFAASVSSLLAITVDRYLSLYNALTYYSRRTLLGVHLLLAATWTVSLGLGLLPVLGWNCLAERAACSVVRPLTRSHVALLSAAFFAVFGIMLHLYVRICQVVWRHAHQIALQQHCLAPPHLAATRKGVGTLAVVLGTFGASWLPFAIYCVVGSHEDPAVYTYATLLPATYNSMINPIIYAFRNQEIQRALWLLFCGCFQSKVPFRSRSPSEV from the coding sequence ATGAACGCGAGCGCCTCATCGCTCAACGAGTCCCAGGTGGTGGCAGTGGCGGCCGAGGGAGCGGCGACAGCGGTTACAGCGGCAGGGGCGAGGGACGCCGGTGAATGGGGGCCCCCTGCGGCGGCACTGGCGCTGGGGGGCGGCGGCGCGGCTAACGGGTCGCTGGAGCTGTCTTCGCAGCTACCCGCGGGGCCGCCCGGGCTGCTGCTGTCAGCGGTGAATCCATGGGATGTGCTGCTCTGCGTGTCGGGAACGGTGATCGCAGGCGAAAACGCGCTGGTAGTGGCGCTCATCGCGTCCACTCCAGCGCTGCGCACGCCCATGTTCGTGCTGGTGGGCAGCCTGGCCACTGCCGACCTGCTAGCGGGATGCGGCCTCATTCTGCACTTCGTGTTCCAGTACGTGGTGCCCTCCGAGACCGTGAGCCTGCTCATCGTGGGCTTCCTCGTGGCCTCCTTTGCTGCTTCGGTCAGCAGCCTGCTAGCCATCACGGTGGACCGTTACCTGTCCCTCTACAACGCACTTACCTACTACTCCCGCCGGACCCTGTTGGGCGTGCATCTTCTGCTCGCTGCCACCTGGACGGTGTCCCTAGGCCTTGGGCTGCTGCCGGTTCTTGGCTGGAACTGCCTGGCGGAGCGCGCCGCCTGTAGCGTGGTGCGCCCGCTCACTCGCAGCCACGTGGCGCTGCTCTCCGCAGCCTTCTTTGCTGTCTTCGGCATCATGCTGCACCTGTATGTGCGCATCTGCCAAGTGGTTTGGCGCCACGCGCACCAGATCGCGCTGCAGCAGCACTGCCTGGCGCCGCCCCACCTAGCCGCCACCAGAAAGGGCGTGGGTACGCTGGCCGTGGTGCTAGGCACTTTCGGGGCCAGCTGGCTGCCCTTTGCCATCTACTGTGTGGTGGGCAGCCACGAGGACCCTGCTGTCTACACCTACGCCACCCTGCTGCCCGCCACCTACAACTCCATGATCAATCCTATCATCTATGCCTTCCGCAACCAGGAGATCCAGCGCGCCCTGTGGCTCCTGTTCTGTGGCTGTTTCCAATCCAAAGTGCCCTTCCGCTCCAGGTCCCCCAGTGAGGTCTGA